Proteins encoded together in one Myxocyprinus asiaticus isolate MX2 ecotype Aquarium Trade chromosome 9, UBuf_Myxa_2, whole genome shotgun sequence window:
- the phospho2 gene encoding pyridoxal phosphate phosphatase PHOSPHO2 — translation MKTLVVFDFDYTVVDDNSDTWVIRSTPDQSLPDCLKQSYQRGRWTEYMGRVLTYIGDQSVHPDHVRAVMESIPFTKGMIEVLTFISENKKDIDCIIVSDSNTLFIDWILHASGVKSAIDDVFSNPASIDSRGYMSVRCFHAHDCQQCPINLCKRKVLHDFREHQDKAGVQYQRICYVGDGGNDLCPIKDLKEGDIAMPRKGFTLEKLLCKARTEGSTTFRAKIVPWDSGNVILQEIRALIE, via the coding sequence ATGAAGACCTTAGTCGTATTCGACTTTGATTACACTGTAGTGGATGACAACAGCGACACATGGGTGATCCGCTCGACTCCCGATCAGAGTTTACCGGACTGCCTGAAGCAGTCGTACCAGAGAGGCCGCTGGACCGAGTATATGGGTCGGGTGTTGACCTACATCGGAGACCAGTCCGTCCACCCGGACCACGTGCGCGCGGTCATGGAGAGCATCCCGTTCACGAAAGGCATGATCGAGGTCTTGACATTCATATCTGAGAATAAGAAAGACATAGACTGCATAATAGTTTCCGATTCTAATACACTGTTCATAGACTGGATCTTGCATGCATCAGGTGTGAAGTCCGCTATAGATGACGTATTCAGCAACCCGGCAAGCATTGACTCACGCGGGTACATGAGTGTGCGGTGCTTTCACGCGCACGACTGTCAGCAGTGCCCTATAAACCTGTGTAAGAGGAAAGTGCTGCATGATTTCAGAGAGCATCAAGATAAAGCCGGTGTGCAATATCAGAGGATTTGCTATGTTGGAGATGGGGGGAATGATTTGTGTCCCATTAAGGATTTGAAAGAAGGGGATATTGCAATGCCTAGGAAAGGATTTACACTAGAGAAGCTGTTGTGCAAAGCCAGAACAGAGGGTTCCACGACATTTAGGGCGAAAATTGTACCCTGGGACAGTGGCAATGTAATCCTACAAGAAATAAGAGCTCTAATTGAGTAG
- the LOC127445898 gene encoding peptidyl-prolyl cis-trans isomerase G-like isoform X1, whose translation MGVKAQRPRCFFDIGISNVPAGRVVIELFSDVCPKTCENFRCLCTGEKGIGKTTQKPLHYKGCLFHRIVKDFMIQGGDFSEGNGRGGESIYGGFFEDESFSMKHNKEFLLSMANRGKDTNGSQFFITTKPTPHLDGLHVVFGQVISGQEVIQMIESQKTDPNSRPYTEVKVLNCGELIPKSKAKKEKKKHQSSSESDDDSSSDSSTDSEESEKDEKKRRKKDKKEHKKKKEQKHKKKEKKRSDEEEADAQPVSSIRPEEVPPVPENRFLMRRSPQKAKEEDQGKEQRKEDSGRERQRERVRERERERERDRPMANSRPNRTRLVMTRSGRRIKGRGPRRYRTPSRSRSRSWDRFRRSETPPHWRQEMQRTQKAKANSSITQERWIKGDKGDMSEQKTDATEPAVSENKKAEQEEAKKNSDRDKKEKRNKSRSPSRGRERKRDRHRSKSRDRDARKKTDADAKKKKARSRSKSKEKKREKDEKRSKADDKRGRSSSKDKKDKDTKEREKKEKEQDDKSKEKTKQHSEGNEKEKTKEVEKKKNGEQRRDRSKSREKGRNATRRSRSRERGQSRDRGRDRRHSSSRDRRSSRWSRSRERDRARDRGRDAEERNKRKSTDDSKNKETRGRDRSSKDRSSPKHWSKERDDRQSRKRKEKSHSGSSDSESDGDKQKKRKRSESPKSKEKVKDKSKSPRKDAKKKASSSSDSD comes from the exons aTGGGGGTGAAGGCGCAGCGTCCTCGCTGCTTCTTTGACATTGGCATCAGTAACGTGCCTG CGGGACGGGTGGTCATCGAACTCTTCTCTGATGTGTGTCCCAAGACTTGTGAAAACTTCCGCTGCCTGTGCACAG GTGAGAAAGGAATTGGTAAAACCACTCAGAAACCCTTGCACTACAAAGGATGTTTGTTCCACAGGATAGTGAAGGACTTCATGATACAAGGAGGAGACTTCAGTGAAG GAAATGGCAGAGGTGGTGAATCCATATATGGAGGTTTCTTTGAAG ATGAAAGCTTCTCAATGAAACACAACAAGGAGTTCCTGCTGTCAATGGCAAACAGGGGGAAAGACACCAATGGCTCACAGTTCTTTAT AACTACAAAGCCAACTCCTCACTTGGACGG ACTTCATGTGGTGTTTGGTCAGGTGATCTCCGGCCAGGAGGTGATCCAGATGATCGAGAGTCAGAAGACGGACCCCAATAGCCGACCCTACACCGAGGTCAAAGTACTCAACTGTGGGGAACTAATTCCAAAATCTAAAG CAAAGAAAGAGAAGAAGAAGCATCAGTCTTCCAGCGAGAGCGATGACGACTCTTCCTCAGACAGCTCCACTGACTCTGAAGAATCAGAGAAGGATGAGAAGAAACGACGGAAGAAAGACAAGaaagaacacaagaaaaagaaggaacagaaacacaagaagaaagaaaagaagag GTCTGATGAGGAAGAGGCTGATGCCCAACCTGTGTCATCCATCCGCCCTGAGGAAGTCCCGCCCGTTCCAGAAAACCGCTTCCTGATGAGACGAAGCCCCCAGAAGGCCAAAGAAGAGGACCAAGGCAAAGAACAGCGCAAGGAGGACTCtgggagagagaggcagagagagagagtcagggagagagaaagagaaagagaaagggacAG ACCCATGGCGAACTCGAGGCCAAATCGCACAAGACTGGTGATGACCAGATCAGGGCGAAGAATTAAAGGAAGAGGACCCAGG CGCTATCGGACGCCATCTCGATCGCGCTCACGGTCATGGGATCGCTTTCGACGCAGTGAGACACCTCCACACTGGCGGCAGGAAATGCAAAGGACACAGAAAGCTAAAGCCAACTCCTCCATCACCCAAGAACGATGGATCAAAGGGGACAA GGGAGATATGTCAGAGCAAAAGACAGATGCCACCGAGCCAGCTGTGAGCGAGAACAAAAAAGCAGAGCAGGAAGAAGCAAAGAAAAACTCTGACAGAGACAAGAAAGAAAAACGAAATAAATCACGCAGTCCCTCCAGaggaagagagaggaagagggacAGACATCGTTCAAAGAGCAGGGACAGGGACGCTCGCAAAAAGACCGATGCTGATGCGAAAAAGAAGAAAGCTCGCAGCCGAAGCAAGAGCaaagaaaagaagagagagaaggaCGAAAAGCGCAGCAAAGCAGATGACAAACGGGGACGCTCGAGCAGCAAGGACAAGAAAGACAAAGACACCAAAGAAcgagagaagaaagaaaaagaacaagatGACAAGAGCAAGGAAAAGACCAAACAACATTCCGAGGGGAATGAAAAGGAGAAAACAAAGGAGGTGGAAAAGAAAAAGAACGGAGAGCAGCGTCGCGACAGATCGAAAAGCAGAGAAAAGGGCCGCAATGCCACACGGAGGTCCCGCTCGAGGGAGCGTGGCCAATCACGCGACAGAGGGCGTGACAGACGTCACAGCAGCAGCCGAGACAGAAGATCTTCTCGCTGGTCCAGAAGCAGAGAGCGAGACCGTGCTCGGGACCGGGGAAGAGATGCAGAAGAGCGAAACAAGAGGAAGAGTACGGATGACTCGAAAAACAAAGAGACCAGAGGGAGAGACAGGAGCTCGAAAGACCGTTCCTCGCCGAAACATTGGAGCAAAGAGAGGGATGATAGACAGAGCAGGAAAAGGAAGGAAAAGAGCCACAGTGGAAGCAGCGATTCTGAGAGTGATGGAGATAAACAAAAGAAGCGAAAA
- the LOC127445898 gene encoding peptidyl-prolyl cis-trans isomerase G-like isoform X2, with amino-acid sequence MAHSSLYLYLHSASLFCVPDHRTTKPTPHLDGLHVVFGQVISGQEVIQMIESQKTDPNSRPYTEVKVLNCGELIPKSKAKKEKKKHQSSSESDDDSSSDSSTDSEESEKDEKKRRKKDKKEHKKKKEQKHKKKEKKRSDEEEADAQPVSSIRPEEVPPVPENRFLMRRSPQKAKEEDQGKEQRKEDSGRERQRERVRERERERERDRPMANSRPNRTRLVMTRSGRRIKGRGPRRYRTPSRSRSRSWDRFRRSETPPHWRQEMQRTQKAKANSSITQERWIKGDKGDMSEQKTDATEPAVSENKKAEQEEAKKNSDRDKKEKRNKSRSPSRGRERKRDRHRSKSRDRDARKKTDADAKKKKARSRSKSKEKKREKDEKRSKADDKRGRSSSKDKKDKDTKEREKKEKEQDDKSKEKTKQHSEGNEKEKTKEVEKKKNGEQRRDRSKSREKGRNATRRSRSRERGQSRDRGRDRRHSSSRDRRSSRWSRSRERDRARDRGRDAEERNKRKSTDDSKNKETRGRDRSSKDRSSPKHWSKERDDRQSRKRKEKSHSGSSDSESDGDKQKKRKRSESPKSKEKVKDKSKSPRKDAKKKASSSSDSD; translated from the exons ATGGCTCACAGTTCTTTAT atttgtatttacattCTGCCTCACTGTTTTGTGTCCCTGACCATAGAACTACAAAGCCAACTCCTCACTTGGACGG ACTTCATGTGGTGTTTGGTCAGGTGATCTCCGGCCAGGAGGTGATCCAGATGATCGAGAGTCAGAAGACGGACCCCAATAGCCGACCCTACACCGAGGTCAAAGTACTCAACTGTGGGGAACTAATTCCAAAATCTAAAG CAAAGAAAGAGAAGAAGAAGCATCAGTCTTCCAGCGAGAGCGATGACGACTCTTCCTCAGACAGCTCCACTGACTCTGAAGAATCAGAGAAGGATGAGAAGAAACGACGGAAGAAAGACAAGaaagaacacaagaaaaagaaggaacagaaacacaagaagaaagaaaagaagag GTCTGATGAGGAAGAGGCTGATGCCCAACCTGTGTCATCCATCCGCCCTGAGGAAGTCCCGCCCGTTCCAGAAAACCGCTTCCTGATGAGACGAAGCCCCCAGAAGGCCAAAGAAGAGGACCAAGGCAAAGAACAGCGCAAGGAGGACTCtgggagagagaggcagagagagagagtcagggagagagaaagagaaagagaaagggacAG ACCCATGGCGAACTCGAGGCCAAATCGCACAAGACTGGTGATGACCAGATCAGGGCGAAGAATTAAAGGAAGAGGACCCAGG CGCTATCGGACGCCATCTCGATCGCGCTCACGGTCATGGGATCGCTTTCGACGCAGTGAGACACCTCCACACTGGCGGCAGGAAATGCAAAGGACACAGAAAGCTAAAGCCAACTCCTCCATCACCCAAGAACGATGGATCAAAGGGGACAA GGGAGATATGTCAGAGCAAAAGACAGATGCCACCGAGCCAGCTGTGAGCGAGAACAAAAAAGCAGAGCAGGAAGAAGCAAAGAAAAACTCTGACAGAGACAAGAAAGAAAAACGAAATAAATCACGCAGTCCCTCCAGaggaagagagaggaagagggacAGACATCGTTCAAAGAGCAGGGACAGGGACGCTCGCAAAAAGACCGATGCTGATGCGAAAAAGAAGAAAGCTCGCAGCCGAAGCAAGAGCaaagaaaagaagagagagaaggaCGAAAAGCGCAGCAAAGCAGATGACAAACGGGGACGCTCGAGCAGCAAGGACAAGAAAGACAAAGACACCAAAGAAcgagagaagaaagaaaaagaacaagatGACAAGAGCAAGGAAAAGACCAAACAACATTCCGAGGGGAATGAAAAGGAGAAAACAAAGGAGGTGGAAAAGAAAAAGAACGGAGAGCAGCGTCGCGACAGATCGAAAAGCAGAGAAAAGGGCCGCAATGCCACACGGAGGTCCCGCTCGAGGGAGCGTGGCCAATCACGCGACAGAGGGCGTGACAGACGTCACAGCAGCAGCCGAGACAGAAGATCTTCTCGCTGGTCCAGAAGCAGAGAGCGAGACCGTGCTCGGGACCGGGGAAGAGATGCAGAAGAGCGAAACAAGAGGAAGAGTACGGATGACTCGAAAAACAAAGAGACCAGAGGGAGAGACAGGAGCTCGAAAGACCGTTCCTCGCCGAAACATTGGAGCAAAGAGAGGGATGATAGACAGAGCAGGAAAAGGAAGGAAAAGAGCCACAGTGGAAGCAGCGATTCTGAGAGTGATGGAGATAAACAAAAGAAGCGAAAA